In Dolichospermum flos-aquae CCAP 1403/13F, the following proteins share a genomic window:
- a CDS encoding RDD family protein gives MTLVKVNQRHFPKGDLTRRGMALALDFFCAWFLSSIFRSNQIGIQFTQIFVFIFAWLIFRVIVVYNNQGQSLGRWAFDLKILEVANGEIVNRIPQFQTLLLREGIICFSSLLLSIFLGNIILNPAAVVLLLPLIIDGGAALSDTQMRQAFHDRFFRTIIVSSRRGYSLDIKIKRLVAKFPRNMR, from the coding sequence ATGACTCTTGTTAAAGTCAATCAAAGACACTTCCCAAAAGGGGATCTTACCCGTCGAGGTATGGCCTTAGCTCTTGACTTCTTCTGTGCATGGTTCCTGAGTTCTATTTTCAGAAGTAATCAAATCGGGATTCAATTTACCCAAATCTTTGTTTTTATTTTTGCTTGGCTAATTTTCCGCGTCATCGTAGTTTACAACAATCAGGGACAAAGTTTAGGCCGTTGGGCATTTGATTTAAAGATCCTAGAAGTTGCAAATGGCGAAATAGTCAATAGAATCCCCCAATTTCAGACCTTATTACTGCGAGAAGGGATTATTTGCTTTTCTAGCTTATTATTATCCATTTTCTTGGGGAATATCATCCTCAATCCCGCTGCTGTCGTCCTATTACTTCCCCTGATCATTGACGGCGGTGCAGCTTTATCCGATACTCAGATGCGACAGGCATTCCATGACCGCTTTTTTCGGACTATCATAGTTTCTTCCCGTCGGGGTTATTCATTAGATATAAAAATTAAACGGTTAGTTGCAAAATTTCCACGAAATATGAGATAA
- the rpsR gene encoding 30S ribosomal protein S18 — translation MSYYRRRLSPIKPGDPIDYKDVDLLRKFLTERGKILPRRITGLTCQQQRALTLAIKRSRIVALLPFINAEG, via the coding sequence ATGAGTTACTATCGTCGTCGCCTTTCTCCAATTAAGCCCGGAGATCCCATTGATTACAAAGATGTAGATTTGTTGCGGAAGTTTCTCACCGAACGTGGTAAAATATTACCTCGGAGAATCACCGGTTTAACCTGTCAGCAACAACGCGCTCTGACTCTAGCCATTAAACGCTCTCGAATTGTGGCTTTATTGCCCTTCATTAACGCCGAAGGTTAA
- the rpmG gene encoding 50S ribosomal protein L33 — protein MAKSKGARIIVTLECTECRTNPDKRSPGVSRYTSTKNRRNTTNRLELKKFCTHCNKHTVHKEIK, from the coding sequence ATGGCTAAGAGTAAAGGTGCGCGCATAATAGTGACACTAGAATGCACCGAGTGTCGAACAAATCCAGATAAACGTTCACCTGGCGTATCCCGTTATACCAGTACCAAGAACCGTCGGAACACAACCAACCGCTTAGAACTGAAAAAGTTCTGTACCCACTGCAACAAACACACAGTTCACAAGGAGATTAAGTAA